The following proteins are co-located in the Gorilla gorilla gorilla isolate KB3781 chromosome 7, NHGRI_mGorGor1-v2.1_pri, whole genome shotgun sequence genome:
- the HRURF gene encoding protein HRURF, with product MAQPTASAQKLVRPIRAVCRILQIPESDPSNLRP from the coding sequence ATGGCGCAACCTACGGCCTCGGCCCAGAAGCTGGTGCGGCCGATCCGCGCCGTGTGCCGCATCCTGCAGATCCCGGAGTCCGACCCCTCCAACCTGCGGCCCTAG
- the REEP4 gene encoding receptor expression-enhancing protein 4 isoform X2, with product MVSWMICRLVVLVFGMLCPAYASYKAVKTKNIREYVRWMMYWIVFALFMAAEIVTDIFISWFPFYYEIKMAFVLWLLSPYTKGASLLYRKFVHPSLSRHEKEIDAYIVQAKERSYETVLSFGKRGLNIAASAAVQAATKSQGALAGRLRSFSMQDLRSISDAPAPAYHDPLYLEDQVSHRRPPIGHLALPEGSDEEKDCALRRGQLGSAASAPFLPHALQGSRAIWRDLGLHIWPVCTSCLGPALLTPADG from the exons ATggtgtcctggatgatctgtcgcCTGGTGGT GCTGGTGTTTGGGATGCTGTGTCCAGCTTATGCTTCCTATAAGGCTGTGAAGACCAAGAACATTCGTGAATAT GTGCGGTGGATGATGTACTGGATTGTTTTTGCACTCTTCATGGCAGCAGAGATCGTTACAGACATTTTTATCTCCTG GTTCCCTTTCTACTATGAGATCAAGATGGCCTTCGTGCTGTGGCTGCTTTCACCCTACACCAAGGGCGCCAGCCTGCTTTACCGCAAGTTTGTCCACCCGTCCCTGTCCCGCCATGAGAAG GAGATCGACGCGTACATTGTGCAGGCCAAGGAGCGCAGCTACGAGACCGTGCTCAGCTTCGGGAAGCGGGGCCTCAACATTGCCGCCTCCGCTGCTGTGCAGGCTGCCACCAAG AGTCAGGGGGCGCTGGCCGGCAGACTGCGGAGCTTTTCCATGCAGGACCTCCGCTCCATCTCTGACGCGCCTGCCCCTGCCTACCATGACCCCCTCTACCTGGAGGACCAGGTGTCCCACCGGAGGCCACCCATTG GGCACCTCGCGCTCCCTGAAGGTTCGGACGAGGAAAAAGACTGTGCCCTCAGACGTGGACAGCTAGGGTCTGCTGCATCTGCCCCCTTCTTACCTCATGCCCTGCAGGGCTCCAGGGCTATTTGGAGGGACCTTGGGCTGCACATCTGGCCTGTCTGCACCAGCTGCCTGGGCCCCGCCCTCCTGACTCCTGCTGATGGTTAA
- the REEP4 gene encoding receptor expression-enhancing protein 4 isoform X1 yields the protein MVSWMICRLVVLVFGMLCPAYASYKAVKTKNIREYVRWMMYWIVFALFMAAEIVTDIFISWFPFYYEIKMAFVLWLLSPYTKGASLLYRKFVHPSLSRHEKEIDAYIVQAKERSYETVLSFGKRGLNIAASAAVQAATKSQGALAGRLRSFSMQDLRSISDAPAPAYHDPLYLEDQVSHRRPPIGYRAGGLQDSDTEDECWSDTEAVPRARARPREKPLIRSQSLRVVKRKPPVREGTSRSLKVRTRKKTVPSDVDS from the exons ATggtgtcctggatgatctgtcgcCTGGTGGT GCTGGTGTTTGGGATGCTGTGTCCAGCTTATGCTTCCTATAAGGCTGTGAAGACCAAGAACATTCGTGAATAT GTGCGGTGGATGATGTACTGGATTGTTTTTGCACTCTTCATGGCAGCAGAGATCGTTACAGACATTTTTATCTCCTG GTTCCCTTTCTACTATGAGATCAAGATGGCCTTCGTGCTGTGGCTGCTTTCACCCTACACCAAGGGCGCCAGCCTGCTTTACCGCAAGTTTGTCCACCCGTCCCTGTCCCGCCATGAGAAG GAGATCGACGCGTACATTGTGCAGGCCAAGGAGCGCAGCTACGAGACCGTGCTCAGCTTCGGGAAGCGGGGCCTCAACATTGCCGCCTCCGCTGCTGTGCAGGCTGCCACCAAG AGTCAGGGGGCGCTGGCCGGCAGACTGCGGAGCTTTTCCATGCAGGACCTCCGCTCCATCTCTGACGCGCCTGCCCCTGCCTACCATGACCCCCTCTACCTGGAGGACCAGGTGTCCCACCGGAGGCCACCCATTG GGTACCGGGCCGGGGGCCTGCAGGACAGCGACACCGAGGATGAGTGTTGGTCAGATACTGAGGCAGTCCCCCGGGCGCGAGCCCGGCCCCGAGAGAAGCCCCTAATCCGCAGCCAGAGCCTGCGTGTGGTCAAGAGGAAGCCACCGGTGCGGGAG GGCACCTCGCGCTCCCTGAAGGTTCGGACGAGGAAAAAGACTGTGCCCTCAGACGTGGACAGCTAG
- the REEP4 gene encoding receptor expression-enhancing protein 4 isoform X3: MVSWMICRLVVLVFGMLCPAYASYKAVKTKNIREYVRWMMYWIVFALFMAAEIVTDIFISWFPFYYEIKMAFVLWLLSPYTKGASLLYRKFVHPSLSRHEKEIDAYIVQAKERSYETVLSFGKRGLNIAASAAVQAATKGTGPGACRTATPRMSVGQILRQSPGREPGPERSP; the protein is encoded by the exons ATggtgtcctggatgatctgtcgcCTGGTGGT GCTGGTGTTTGGGATGCTGTGTCCAGCTTATGCTTCCTATAAGGCTGTGAAGACCAAGAACATTCGTGAATAT GTGCGGTGGATGATGTACTGGATTGTTTTTGCACTCTTCATGGCAGCAGAGATCGTTACAGACATTTTTATCTCCTG GTTCCCTTTCTACTATGAGATCAAGATGGCCTTCGTGCTGTGGCTGCTTTCACCCTACACCAAGGGCGCCAGCCTGCTTTACCGCAAGTTTGTCCACCCGTCCCTGTCCCGCCATGAGAAG GAGATCGACGCGTACATTGTGCAGGCCAAGGAGCGCAGCTACGAGACCGTGCTCAGCTTCGGGAAGCGGGGCCTCAACATTGCCGCCTCCGCTGCTGTGCAGGCTGCCACCAAG GGTACCGGGCCGGGGGCCTGCAGGACAGCGACACCGAGGATGAGTGTTGGTCAGATACTGAGGCAGTCCCCCGGGCGCGAGCCCGGCCCCGAGAGAAGCCCCTAA